The sequence GGGTGGCCAGCCCCGCACCAAACCAATGGCTGTAGAGGTTGAGCGGCGCATCGATCCGCCAACAGCTCCCCGGATCCAGCAACTCCAAGGCCACGGGTGTTCCCACGGACAACCTGCTTAACCTCGCCATGACCCCGAGTGGCTGCGATGGCGTTCTACTGCCCTGATGGGGAGATGGAGCAAGCACTGGCTGCGGCGATCAGGAGCCTGGAACAGGACGGCCGGCCGGGACTCAGCGAGCAGCTCTCGGTCACCTGGATTTGCTACGGGCTATCCCTGCGCAACGGCTCCGCTGCAGAGGGCAAGGGCACCCACTGGCGCGGGGAGGAAGCCCGCTATCCAGCCAGTGTGGTGAAACTCCTCTATCTCCTGGCTGCCGAGGCCTGGCTGCAACGGGAGCTCATCGAGGACAGCCCCGAGCTGCGCCGGGCCCTGGCCGACATGATCCGGGACTCCAGCAACGACGCCACCGGTTTTGTGGTGGACCTGCTGACGGGTACCTGCAGCGGCCCGGAACTGCCGGCTGGGCCCCTCGAGCAGTGGAGCCAGCAGCGCCAACTGATCAACCGCTGGTTTGATGAGCTGGGTTGGCCCGAATGGCCGGGCAACAACGCCTGCCAGAAGACCTGGGGGGATGGCCCCTATGGACGGGAGCGCCAGTCCTATGGGCCCCAGCTGGAGAACCGCAACCGCCTAAGCAGCAACCTGACGGCACGGGTTCTGCAGGCGGTCATGGCCCAAGAACTGCTGTCACCGGCGGCATGCGGCCGCATGCAAGAGCTGCTGGCCCGGAGCCTGGATCAGGGGGAGCGAGCTGCGGACCCCGAGAACCAGGTGGATGGATTTCTGGGCGGGGGCCTGCCCGAAGGCGCCCGGCTCTGGAGCAAGGCCGGCTGGATGAGCCAGGCCCGCCACGACGCCGCCTACATCGAGGTCGAGGGGAAGGCTTCGGCGCTGGTGGTGGTGCTCAGCGAAGGTCCCGAGCGGGCCCAGGACGAGACGTTGCTGCCGGAACTCTGCCGGCGCCTGCTCGAGCTCTAGAAACTCAAAACCCCAGCCCGGGGTCGGACTGGGGCTTGGAACGGAGAGGGAGGGATTCGAACCCTCGACAGAAGTTGCCTCCTGTAACTCCTTAGCAGGGAGCCGCTTTCAACCACTCAGCCACCTCTCCAGCGGCCCGCAAAGACTATCAGGCGCTGGCACCGCAGACAGCCCGTTGGGGCAGCCGCGGCAGGCGATGTTTGAAACCACAGAGGATCTCCCAGGGGATGGTTCC is a genomic window of Synechococcus sp. A10-1-5-1 containing:
- a CDS encoding serine hydrolase, which produces MAFYCPDGEMEQALAAAIRSLEQDGRPGLSEQLSVTWICYGLSLRNGSAAEGKGTHWRGEEARYPASVVKLLYLLAAEAWLQRELIEDSPELRRALADMIRDSSNDATGFVVDLLTGTCSGPELPAGPLEQWSQQRQLINRWFDELGWPEWPGNNACQKTWGDGPYGRERQSYGPQLENRNRLSSNLTARVLQAVMAQELLSPAACGRMQELLARSLDQGERAADPENQVDGFLGGGLPEGARLWSKAGWMSQARHDAAYIEVEGKASALVVVLSEGPERAQDETLLPELCRRLLEL